A region of the Dyadobacter sp. CECT 9275 genome:
AGAATCAAAAACTTCTTATTGAAGCGGTACAACTTTTCAATAAAAATTCCGCTAAAAAATGTACCTTGTTGATTATTGGTGGGATTCGTGATGAAATTCTTTACCAGAGCTTACTAGATCTATGCAAAAGGGATCAGTATATTAAATTTCTAGGAGATAAAAATAACGTAGCCGACTATCTTTCTATTGCCGATGGTTTTTGCTTGTCAAGCATCTATGAAGGTATGCCAATGACTATAATAGAGGCATTTTCAGTTGGCTGTATCCCAATTAGCACTCCCGTGGGTGGTATCCCCGAAATGATAACGCATTCCGTAACAGGGTTTCTAAGCAAAGATCTGCAGGTCAAGTCATATTACATGGCTATAAATGAATGTTTGTCAAGTGAATCAAAAGAATCTATTAAAGATAATTGTTTGCAGGAGTATTTTACCAGGTATAGCATAAAAATATGCGGTGACAAACACTGGAAATTATATTCACTATAACCCAATTCATTGTAGGACTTATTCTTATGGGAATCTACACCATATACAGACTCAATCAATCATTTTTTCAATAAAATAGAATATTGGAATAGAATTATGGTTAATGTATTCTTAACTGTCCTATTATTAGGATTAACAACTCTTTCCACTTGCGGCGAGTCATTATTTAATGTTAAAAATTTTGGAGCCACCGGAAATGGAATTACGGACGACACAGAATATGTGCAAGCAGCAATAAACTCTGCCTCAACCGTTAAGAATAGTACTGTATTATTCCCAGAAGGAACATATCTTGTTTCGAGCATTGTAATTAAAACTAATATAAAAGGGATCGGAAATTCCGTTATAAAGAAAATAAAAATGCCTTTGAATTTATTCATATTTTGCAATATAAAAGATGTTAATGAAGTTACGGTTAATAATTTAACCTTTGATGGGTCAGTAGCGCTAGATAGTCTTGGTAAACCAGTTGAGGGGTCTACTCCGTTACTTATCTACAATTGTAAAAATGTAGATATTAAGAAATGTATTTTCAAAAATTCACCTTTCGGAGGATTACGTGTTGAAGCTTGTAAAAATATCACGGTTGTGAACTGTAAATCCCTAGGATCACGTGGTGTTTTTGGTGATGGGTATTACTTTACCGGAAGTAATTGCGTAAGGGTTGAAAATTGCATTGCGGATGATTACGAACGAATTGGGTTCGTAACAGAAGCCAATTCCTATAATTTCGTATTCATAAATTGCCTCGCTCAGAACGGAAAAAATTCATCTATACTTTCAGGAGGAATTGAATACAATGCTGGTTTTTGGTATGAGAACTCTGCCAATATAACGACAATCAGGTGCGTAGCAAAAAATAATACTCATAGGGGTTTTGTTGCAACTACCGGCTCCGAGATAGGAGCAAAAATTCCTGATTCCTCTGCATCATTTAGCTACGAAAACTGTACAAGCTCTAATAACCCTTTAGGCTTTGCGGTGTCTTCCTTTGGAAAAACAGTAAGAATATATTTGAATAATTGTTCCGCTTTACACTGTACCACTGGTTTCCATGCAACCGCCCGAGACCTGAATGATCGTTTCGATTTTTCGAATTGCAAAGTATCACTTAGGCCGCTTAACAGTAAAAGCCTAAATAGTGTGGGATTTAACTGGGAAAGTCCCGTTGCAAAAAATAGCGACAATTACGAAAAACTGCCATTATTTAACTTTACAGACTGCTATGTAGAATACCTAAAACCTGTCAATTATGCACAACTGACGGATAACGCTAATAACAATGGGGATATTAGCACATATGCAGGAGGTAAAGCTCAGATTAGTATTTCCGGATTATCCAACTCACTAACTAACCATCCCACTGTTATTAAGGCAAGGACAGGTAAGCCTATATACTTTATAAAAGGAACGAAACTGGATACTCAGTTTAAAAACTAAACCTATGTCCCAGCTCGGTATAGTAGAAGTAATGCTTTTTGTCATAATACACTGATCAATAACCGTAAAATGACCATTTTGCATATTATTAATAATCTTAGCCACGGCGGCGCCGAACGTATCCTTGTAGATACCGCTCCTTCATATTCCTCGCTGGGCCATGATATTACAATTCTCCAGCTGAATGACAAGAATTCATCAAGTGAATATTTGGCAACCCTGGAAAGATCAGGAATTAAGTGTCTGACGTTGGGTCAATTTGGTCTATATTCGCCAGTTAAGATCATACAATTGGTTAATCATTTAAATAAGAATGATTATGACATTTTACATGTTCATTTGTTCCCTGCCTTGTATTGGGTAGCCATTGCGTCAAAATTTACAAGGCGTCAAATCCAGTTGGTTTTTACCGAGCATAGTACCGAAAACAAGAGATTTGGAAAACCATATCTTAGACATCTTGAGTCCTGGATTTATAATAGTTATACTAAAGTTATTGTTATTTCCGAAGCTATAAAATCAAAGCTCGACCGTTGGGCTAATATTACCGATAAAATTGAATTGATCAGAAATGGTGTGAATGTTAACCAGTTCATAGAAGCCAAGTCCTATCCTGATTCCTACTGGGAAACTCAGTTTTCCATTCCCGCAGGCGCTATGAAATTGATGATGACAGCCCGTTTCGGCTTTCCAAAGGACCATATTACCTTAATAGAATCTCTAAAATTTCTTCCCGATTATTGCTACTTAATCCTGGCAGGCAACGGGCCAAACGTGGAGTACGTTAAACATTACGTAGATGCTAATGGCTTATCAAACCGTATTAGGTTTGCCGGTTTTCGAATGGATATCCCTTCCTTAATGAAATCCGTTAATCTGAATATCCTATCTTCCCAGTATGAAGGTATGTCAGGAGTGACATTGGAAGCTCTGGCATCAGGAGTACCATTTCTGGGGTCAAATGTTAAAGGTATAAACGATGTTGTACCTGACGACCGCTTTTTATTTGAAGCAGGTAATTCTTATGCACTCGCGCAAAAAATAGACACTATCCTGTTTAAGGATATAGAAATGCAAAAATCAATGATTACTGAGGGCTTGAAATATGTAAGAAAATTTGATGTTTCACTCATGATCGACAAACATATCAACTTATACAAGGGCTTATTAAAACGATAGGAAATCAACAATAAGTAGCGCCATTATCTGTATTAGTTGAGACTTAATCTGACAGTTAGTAAATTTACTAACCTTAAGAATCAGTTAAGTAATGACAACAACGCAGAAGTTAATTCAACCGAAACTTGGTTTGTTAAAGTTAGCCGAGAAGTTAGGCAATGTATCGGATGCCTGCAAAGTGATGGGCTGTTCCCGCAACAGCCGCGGCGGCGGTCCGAT
Encoded here:
- a CDS encoding glycosyl hydrolase family 28-related protein, translated to MVNVFLTVLLLGLTTLSTCGESLFNVKNFGATGNGITDDTEYVQAAINSASTVKNSTVLFPEGTYLVSSIVIKTNIKGIGNSVIKKIKMPLNLFIFCNIKDVNEVTVNNLTFDGSVALDSLGKPVEGSTPLLIYNCKNVDIKKCIFKNSPFGGLRVEACKNITVVNCKSLGSRGVFGDGYYFTGSNCVRVENCIADDYERIGFVTEANSYNFVFINCLAQNGKNSSILSGGIEYNAGFWYENSANITTIRCVAKNNTHRGFVATTGSEIGAKIPDSSASFSYENCTSSNNPLGFAVSSFGKTVRIYLNNCSALHCTTGFHATARDLNDRFDFSNCKVSLRPLNSKSLNSVGFNWESPVAKNSDNYEKLPLFNFTDCYVEYLKPVNYAQLTDNANNNGDISTYAGGKAQISISGLSNSLTNHPTVIKARTGKPIYFIKGTKLDTQFKN
- a CDS encoding glycosyltransferase: MTILHIINNLSHGGAERILVDTAPSYSSLGHDITILQLNDKNSSSEYLATLERSGIKCLTLGQFGLYSPVKIIQLVNHLNKNDYDILHVHLFPALYWVAIASKFTRRQIQLVFTEHSTENKRFGKPYLRHLESWIYNSYTKVIVISEAIKSKLDRWANITDKIELIRNGVNVNQFIEAKSYPDSYWETQFSIPAGAMKLMMTARFGFPKDHITLIESLKFLPDYCYLILAGNGPNVEYVKHYVDANGLSNRIRFAGFRMDIPSLMKSVNLNILSSQYEGMSGVTLEALASGVPFLGSNVKGINDVVPDDRFLFEAGNSYALAQKIDTILFKDIEMQKSMITEGLKYVRKFDVSLMIDKHINLYKGLLKR